Genomic DNA from Shouchella patagoniensis:
CGCCCTGCAAGAATCTGGCGTTTCCTTTAATCGGTTTAGAGACGAGTTTCATGTGGCTGCCCCACCCATGGCAGTGAGCAAACTCCTGCTCATAGAACAAAAGCCACTGCTTGTACGAACGCGCTCTGCTTACGACTTACACGAATCGCTGATCGAGTATTCCATTGCTTATTATTTAACTGACTTGCATAGCTATGTCATTAATTTCAATGTGTAAAGCCAAATGCCTGGATTCTCCTTTTTTCTATTGGAAACTCCTGGTCTTATCTATACGCCTGTCTTTTTATTACTTCCAACTGTTGACAGACTTTTTGTTCGGGAGTATGATTCACTTGAAAAAAGTCTTCAAAGATAATCTTCATCGCCAATGGTCGATCGTTCCATTTAACCAAAGAAGGAGTCAGAATGAAACGCATTCCAAAGCTAATAAAATTCCCAACCGATCTCGTTCAGCAGATTGAAACCTATCGAAAAAAGAAAAAGATCAGCACGTTCTCTGGAGCAGTATACGCCTTGTTACGAAAAGGCTTGCAAGGAACGGACCGCGATAACGTCCGTTGATCACGTTTTAAAGGCTACGATCCACTAACGCCTTCATTTTGCCATGCAATTTTGCAACAGCCTCCGTTTTAGTTAGGCTCGTTTCTTTATCAATAATAGATGAATACACATGGGGAATGACCTTTTCAACCCCTTCATCAAGCGCAATTTGCACAATTTCTTCTACATTTTCTAAGTCAATTCCACCAGTCGGTTCAAGCCAAAACGATTGTTTCGCACATGCTTTTGCAACAACGCGGTATTCATCAACCGTTTCAAGCCCCCTCATCGGGAAAAATTTAACGGAGTTTGCGCCCATATCTTTCATCATCGCAATCGCTGTATCAATTGGCACAACGGCCGGCTCTTCCTTCGAACTAAGCGGTCCAGTTGAAACGGCTACATAGCCAGGCTTTCCTGTAGGCGACACAAGGCAATTGATAATTGTGTCTTCATTCTCAACAGCTGCGCGCGTGTAACCCACTCCTGTAAAAACTTGATTAATGTGCTTTGGTTTATAGCTTCGCACGATTTCGCCAACCATCTTCCATTGGTTTGGGTCTCCTGCACCTAAACCAACCGAGACACAGTTGTCAATTTCCACTCCATAACCCTTCATTGCCTCTGCTGCAGCTTCGACTGTGCTATAGTTTTTCGACAATACGCCAATAAGCGCGTACCCCTCCGCTGCTTCAAAACAGTCTTTTGCGTTTTCAATTGAGCTCGCAAGCACATTTACACTAACGCGGCCTTTATAAAATGGACTCATCGCTTTCCCTCCCATAATTCGTTAAACCGCTTCACAATGAAATCAGCGTCGCCATCAAGCAATGGCCGCGGATCTAAATCAATATGCCCTTCATTGGCATGGTAATCGCGTGTATAGATCGGAATATCGCCTTTTTTAAGCAACTCGACCAACTTCACCGCACTCATCTTTCCAAGATCGCTATCAACATGCACCCGCGCGCGTACAATAGGCCGCCCAGCAGGGTCTTCCGTAGTTTCAACACGAACTCCTTCAAGCTGATTCAATGCGTCAAAAACCTTGACTACGTCATGCTGTTCAGCAAGGCTCATCGTTTTTTGTCCATATTCATCAAGCGCAGCCAGCAGACCAAACACAGTTTCTTTGCCTACTTTCATCGCCCGGCCAATATAGGATCGATGTGCGACTGCATAAGAAACAAACTCGTTTTTCCCAGCTAAAATCCCACATGACGGACCTTCTATCGCTTTGGATCCACTAAAAATAACAAGATCGCTCACTTCGCTAAAAGTTGAAATGCCATCTTCCGCAGCTGCATCAACGATCAACGGAATGTTTTTTTCCTTGCACACTTTGTAAATCGATTCAAGCGTTGGCATATTTTTTTGGACGCAGTGATGGGATTGAACGAATAAAACAGCTGCTGTTTTCTCATTTACTGCATGTATTACATGTTCGGGCTTGCAGCCATTGGCGTAACCAACTTCTTTTACAATGCCGCCTCCAAGATAGACCATCGTCTCAATTGGCGCACCGTAATCAACATTATGGCCTTTCATCAAGATGATCTCATTCGCTAGTTTCGGTGCTTCCTTATGAAGATGTTCAACCAAATAAGGATCCTCTTTTGTAATAAGCCCGGCGATTGCTAACGTTAATGCTGCGGAAGCCGAGTTTGTAATCATCGCGCTTTCGCTCTGGCAATGGGCGGCAACTAGTTCTCCTGATCGCTTATAAAGCTCTGCCATTTCAAAATAGTGCTTGCCGCCATAAGCGATTCCACTTAAAACAGCTTCTGATAACGTCGAAACTCCTAAAATCGTCATTCTGCCACTTGCATTGATCGTCTTTTTTAAGCCATAATCAGAGCTCATGATATAACCCTCCAATGTATACGCCAATTGGTTTAATTGTCGTCTTGCTGTACCGTTTGTTTCCGTATGAATCAATTAACTCGCTGCTTTCGTCTACTTGTCGAAAAACGGTAAACTCTGCTTTTGCCCCCGGACGAAGCTGACCAAGGTCAGCGCGCCCTATTGCTACTGCTGGCTTTTCCGTGACGGCTTGAATACATGATTCTAGTGACGACCCAAGCGCTAGCAACTTTGTTAGTGTCGTTGCCATACTATAAACCGGTCCACCCTCCTTATTGCCGTTATAAATATCCGTGCTGATTGTGTCAAAAACCACACCCGACGTTTGTCCATACTCAGCCGCTTTAAAAGAAAAGCTTTCCGTTCCATGACCAATATCAAGCAAGACGCCCCGATCAATCGCTTTCGTTAGAGCAGGCAATGGCGTTCCTGTTTGATTAAATACATTGTTTTCTTTCCCGTTATAACAATGTGTGACTATATCTCCTGCGCTAAGCAAGTGCAGGATGTCCTCCACTTGTGGCGGCGCACTGCCGATATGAACCATCAGAGGCTTTTTCACACGGTCTTGCAGCTTTTTCGCCAGCTTTAAAGGCTCGATGCCACTTTCCCCAACAACACTACCGCTCATCCGAGCTTTGATTCCAACGATAAACGCTGGATACATTGTCATTGCCGCCTCTGCTGCATCTAAAGAAAGATTTGTTAAATCGCTTAATTCATCGGTCCTCGATAGTCCTACTCTTGAAATGTTTAAAAAAGACAGTACACGCGTTTTGCAACGTTCAGCAAACTCATAAAACTCCTGTATGTCATCAGCGCCACAAGTACCCGCGTCAACAACCGTTGTCACGCCTGTCTTCCAACCAATATCATCGGCCTCTGCCCCGTATGGAGGATACTTTGGAAACGCATGGGTGTGTAAGTCAATCCAACCAGGAGAAAGATAAGCATCATCAGGCAATTCGATCACATCTGCGCTGCCATCATACTGTTCGGACACTTCTTGAATCAGCCCCGCTTCAACAACAACGTCTCTCCTCTTTCCATTTGCTAGTTTTATATGTTTAAAGATCTGTTTCATAACAATGGCATACTCCTTCATCGTACATATGCATGATTTTTAAACAGGAAAAAAAGCACCCAACACCATCGCTCCGATGATAGCCCCTCCTGCTACAGGCTTATTCCATAGATAAAACAGGGCTCCTCCCAAACAAGAGCCTAAACCAATCGGGATCGACACGCTAGCAGCGGAAATAATGATTAATGGTCCAAGAAATCTTCCGGCCGAGTTTCCGGCTCCCATCATGACATCGCTACCAAACGTTGAATTCGCTTGGCCAACTGTTAATTTTTTAATTAAAATGACAATATAGCCGATTGCAACGCCTAGCGCTAATCCTGTCAACAATGAAACCCAAAAATTTTCAATTGGTAAAACAATGCCCGCCCCGAGCAACATCGCTGGAATACCAATCCCCACTCCCGTTAAAATGGATCCGCCAATGTCCAAAATACCAACGAGCCCACCTTCAAGAATACGGGCAAACAAAAAGCTTGCTCCAAATGCAGCTGCAGCTCCATACCCAGCTCCTTGAATTCCGGCTTCAAGCATGGCAACAATGGCTACTTCGTTAAAAGCGCCAACTTTATGTACATAATACATATGGGTCCCGGAAAAAATTCCGGCAGAAAGTAGCGCTACAATAATCGGAAACGACCAATCCGCATACCAAAATGATTTTTTGTATTTTAAATCGCTCTCATCTAATTGTTGAATTTTCTCAACTTCCACGCGTATTCTCCTCCTACTCTACAGAAATCAAGCTATGCAATTGCTCAAGCCAAGCCGGGACATTCATATTTAAGCTTTCGATTAATTCAATATCGATTTGGCGGAAAAACGCACTTAGCATAAACAAGACAACAATAGCCGCAAATAATGCTTTTGTCACTTTATTCCATCCGCCATCGTCTACTCCCTTACCGACTAAGATTCCTAAAACAACGCCAGGAACCGCGTTTCCCATAATAATATGAGAGAGCCCGCCAAAGACTGTTCCCCAAAACCCCGTTCGCTTTCCGGCATCTAAAGCTGCCAGCCAAAAAATAACAGGCATGACTGGGTTAATAAGCCACTCCGCAGCAGGTGCGAGCACTTCTAGCGCAACATTCCGCAATCCTACTGGTATTGCCGCTGTTGTTGAACTTAAAAATGCAACAACCACCATTCCTATAATAGCTCCTGCAAAACCCATTTTTTTCGGGTCATGCATCGTTTCCTCTATGCTACTTCCTTTTCGCATAACAAGAGCTGCAGCCCAGTTTGGGATAATCCGGTGATCAACATCTTGGGTGAATGCCCCTGCCCCAACCGCTGAAGCCCATGCATTAAAGAAGAAACCAAGACCAAATGAAAAATGCGACACACGGTCTCCAGCACAAGCATTCATCTCACCTAAAGTCCGAAATGCGCCCAGCGCTTGTGACTTTGGTGCATGGAACATACGTGCCGCTCCAATGCCTACCGCAAACCCAACAAGTCCACCAATGACAAGTGACTTCAGCAAAATGACTATAAACTCGCTCATATCTTTACCTCCTCTAAGGAGTAGTCTTTTCGTTCCATTGAATCAATTCTTGATTGAATGATTTTGTTGCGACTCCCACTCTTAATGTTATATGGTAAACCACTTTTTTTCGGGGCATGAACAAAAATAAGAAACGTTCGGTATAAGTAAGAGTTTCAGCCTTTAACACTTCCA
This window encodes:
- the dagF gene encoding 2-dehydro-3-deoxy-phosphogluconate aldolase, translating into MSPFYKGRVSVNVLASSIENAKDCFEAAEGYALIGVLSKNYSTVEAAAEAMKGYGVEIDNCVSVGLGAGDPNQWKMVGEIVRSYKPKHINQVFTGVGYTRAAVENEDTIINCLVSPTGKPGYVAVSTGPLSSKEEPAVVPIDTAIAMMKDMGANSVKFFPMRGLETVDEYRVVAKACAKQSFWLEPTGGIDLENVEEIVQIALDEGVEKVIPHVYSSIIDKETSLTKTEAVAKLHGKMKALVDRSL
- a CDS encoding DgaE family pyridoxal phosphate-dependent ammonia lyase, giving the protein MSSDYGLKKTINASGRMTILGVSTLSEAVLSGIAYGGKHYFEMAELYKRSGELVAAHCQSESAMITNSASAALTLAIAGLITKEDPYLVEHLHKEAPKLANEIILMKGHNVDYGAPIETMVYLGGGIVKEVGYANGCKPEHVIHAVNEKTAAVLFVQSHHCVQKNMPTLESIYKVCKEKNIPLIVDAAAEDGISTFSEVSDLVIFSGSKAIEGPSCGILAGKNEFVSYAVAHRSYIGRAMKVGKETVFGLLAALDEYGQKTMSLAEQHDVVKVFDALNQLEGVRVETTEDPAGRPIVRARVHVDSDLGKMSAVKLVELLKKGDIPIYTRDYHANEGHIDLDPRPLLDGDADFIVKRFNELWEGKR
- a CDS encoding amidohydrolase/deacetylase family metallohydrolase — encoded protein: MKQIFKHIKLANGKRRDVVVEAGLIQEVSEQYDGSADVIELPDDAYLSPGWIDLHTHAFPKYPPYGAEADDIGWKTGVTTVVDAGTCGADDIQEFYEFAERCKTRVLSFLNISRVGLSRTDELSDLTNLSLDAAEAAMTMYPAFIVGIKARMSGSVVGESGIEPLKLAKKLQDRVKKPLMVHIGSAPPQVEDILHLLSAGDIVTHCYNGKENNVFNQTGTPLPALTKAIDRGVLLDIGHGTESFSFKAAEYGQTSGVVFDTISTDIYNGNKEGGPVYSMATTLTKLLALGSSLESCIQAVTEKPAVAIGRADLGQLRPGAKAEFTVFRQVDESSELIDSYGNKRYSKTTIKPIGVYIGGLYHEL
- a CDS encoding DUF4310 family protein codes for the protein MEVEKIQQLDESDLKYKKSFWYADWSFPIIVALLSAGIFSGTHMYYVHKVGAFNEVAIVAMLEAGIQGAGYGAAAAFGASFLFARILEGGLVGILDIGGSILTGVGIGIPAMLLGAGIVLPIENFWVSLLTGLALGVAIGYIVILIKKLTVGQANSTFGSDVMMGAGNSAGRFLGPLIIISAASVSIPIGLGSCLGGALFYLWNKPVAGGAIIGAMVLGAFFPV
- a CDS encoding DUF4311 domain-containing protein translates to MSEFIVILLKSLVIGGLVGFAVGIGAARMFHAPKSQALGAFRTLGEMNACAGDRVSHFSFGLGFFFNAWASAVGAGAFTQDVDHRIIPNWAAALVMRKGSSIEETMHDPKKMGFAGAIIGMVVVAFLSSTTAAIPVGLRNVALEVLAPAAEWLINPVMPVIFWLAALDAGKRTGFWGTVFGGLSHIIMGNAVPGVVLGILVGKGVDDGGWNKVTKALFAAIVVLFMLSAFFRQIDIELIESLNMNVPAWLEQLHSLISVE
- a CDS encoding DUF4312 family protein, whose translation is MVEQGNKHVDVSGKGSSKEEAISHALSKIQRQVFKGNNQLLLRMEPQSVEVLKAETLTYTERFLFLFMPRKKVVYHITLRVGVATKSFNQELIQWNEKTTP